A single Mastomys coucha isolate ucsf_1 chromosome X, UCSF_Mcou_1, whole genome shotgun sequence DNA region contains:
- the Cetn2 gene encoding centrin-2: MASNFKKTNMASSAQRKRMSPKPELTEEQKQEIREAFDLFDADGTGTIDIKELKVAMRALGFEPKKEEIKKMISEIDKEGTGKMNFSDFLTVMTQKMSEKDTKEEILKAFKLFDDDETGKISFKNLKRVAKELGENLTDEELQEMIDEADRDGDGEVNEQEFLRIMKKTSLY, translated from the exons gcctctaattttaaaaagacaaacatggcATCCAGTGCCCAGAGAAAAAGGATGAGCCCTAAGCCTGAACTTACTgaagaacagaaacaggaaatcCGGGAAGCTTTTGATCTCTTTGATGCTGATGGAACTGGAACTATAGACATCAAAGAACTAAAG GTGGCAATGAGGGCTCTGGGCTTTGAacccaagaaagaagaaatcaagaaaatgataAGTGAAATTGATAAAGAAGGAACAGGAAAAATGAACTTCAGTGACTTTTTGACAGTGATGACTCAGAAAATG TCTGAGAAAGACACTAAAGAAGAAATCCTGAAAGCTTTCAAGTTGTTTGATGACGATGAGACTGGGAAAATATCATTCAAGAATCTTAAGCGTGTGGCCAAGGAGCTGGGTGAGAACCTGACAGATGAGGAACTGCAG GAAATGATTGATGAAGCTGATAGAGATGGAGATGGTGAGGTCAATGAGCAAGAGTTCCTGCGCATCATGAAGAAGACCAGCCTCTATTAA